The following is a genomic window from Sutcliffiella horikoshii.
TTGCTGGTTGATCAGGAGTCTGAGGAGAATTTTCTTGGCTGCAATGGTCATGTAACGCTTTTCAGGCATTCTACTTCTGATAATTATTATCCTTATATTCCCGGTTTGTATAGCTTAAGGGTGGAAACGTCGGATGGAAGGACGTTTTACACGCTCGTGAAGGTCATTTCGAACAGGCTTTTTGACGACCAGCTTGCTACGATGCGCTCGGATGTGGAAGGAAAACTAAAGGGTGTTGCGCTTGACGTTATCCGCAAGCAGCATAGCCCTAAGAGTTTAGCGGCCTTGAAGATTGATCCGATTTTGTTTCGACAGTACCAGGTGTTGCAGCACTATTTTACCGACATTTACGCAATTGTTTCCGACCTTGCCCAAAAGGTGCGGTCGTCGGTTGCGAAGGAATATCAGATGCAATCAGCTGAAATGCCTGCGCATGTGGACGTTGTGTCCATTCAGCATCGACTGAAACGGCCAGATACAATGAATCTGGTGAAATCGGTGCAAAAGCGGATAAATTATGACCTGCCGGAAAATCAGATGTTAAAGGCGATTTTGGAAAAATGGAACCGATTGTTGCATGAGTTTGTGGCTTGTATGGATACGACCATCAAAGGGCTATCGACCCGAAAAGACTATTCGTTCTCCATTTCCCTTCCATTGGAGAGGAAGCGGCGTCTTGTGGAGGAGTTAAAGGAGTATCGCGGAAAGGCGATGCGAATGAGCGGCGCGTTAAGTCTCGTCAAATCCAGTCACTGGTATCGGGAGGTGTCTTACCGAAAGGCACTTGCCGTTCCGACGGTGATGTTTGTGGATGTAAGGTACCGAAAGCTTTATCAAATCGACCAGGCTCTTCAAGGGGATGAAATCCCTGTCCACACAGGGCTTGGGCAGCAGTGGAAACGGACCGATCAGTTATACGAGATCTGGGGTTGGCTGCAGGTGGTGAATGTGTTTGGTGAGAGCGCCGGTGGGGAGTCCGGAAGAAGTGGCAGTTTTGAAATTACTGCTAAGCCAGTCGCAAAAGATAATATGATTCGATATCAATTTGGGGATATCTCTCTCCATATTACCTATGACGGAACCATCCCGAGCCATCCGGAAGCAACGGATAAATGGACGGTGCCTGTGTATACGACTGGTACGAATAATAATCCGGATGTACGGATGGATCTGTTCTTGCGGGAGTTTTACATTGGCACCATTATGATTGATATGAAGTATCGCAAGCGTCATGCGCTGAGTGATTCGATGAGGCAGCTGACAAGCTATGCCGATAATGTGAGATCTCCCTATATTTATGGGAAAAAGCGTTGGCAAAAGTACCGCCCTGTTCATCAGGTGCTTGTGCTCTATCCGGAAAAGCACGGTGGGATCGAAGTGGAGGAACTGGACGGAAAAAGTATCAGTCTTGTCCCACTGACACCTGCGGAGGATCAAACTGTTTTCCAAGAGACATTAAAGTGGCTGGTTGCGGAAATGCTGTTGGAGGCAGAGGAGGAAGGGATAAAGTAAGTCAAGAATATGGCGGCAAAGCTCCTCGTTTTGGGGAGCTTTTTTTTGTTTAGTGCGGAGAGCCTAAAATGGATATATCGGATTTACAATGGATATATGATTTTTACGATGGATATATCATTTTTACAATTGATATAACCACGCTTACAATGGATATATCCGTTTTACAATGGATAAGTTCAATTGCACCGACCAAAATCCAACCTAATCAGCTACCGTATCGCCGGCACCTTAATTTTCACGGTGAACTCCTCGTCTTTACACACAAAATCCAAGAATCCATGGTGTTCCTCCACCATATCCTTGATTATTTTAGTCCCTAAACCTTCGTGTTCGCCACCCTTAGTTGTCTGTCCATAAGTAGCGAACAGGGAGTCCAGTACATCCACCGGTACAGGCAAGGTGTTATTTTTGCAAATCAGCATATAAAGGCCGCTGCGTTTATAAAATTGTAACGTCAACATGGCTTGCTGACCGCGTTCAAGCTGCCATTCTTCGCACGCATCTAAGCTGTTGCTCAATAGATTTCCAAGTAGTGCAACAATCTTCTGGTCACTAATCGGCAATGTAGACAAGGGGAGATCCAGATCATAAACCATACTGATTCCAGAGGCTTTCCCGCGTCGATACATTTGATGAAGCACACCAGCCACCACCCCGCGCTCTCCTCTAATAGAGTAGTTGGTCTCTTCATAGCTTTCCACTAGATCATCGAGATACAATTTAGCCGCTTCTGCCTTCCCATTTTCCAGCATAAAGTGGACGGCTGACACGTGCTTAAGGAAATCATGACGCTCGCTGCGGATGATCCGGAAGGTTTCATTGATATGAGTTTGTTGCTCTTCGTGTTGAGCGAGGTCGCGATACAATCTAGTAAAATGCTGACCAGTCGAAATCCGTACATATTCGCAGGCAATAAACACGATTATAGGTGCAGCGGCCAGCCAGATTGGCAGGGGTACCCCTAAAGCGATCGTGAACACCACAACTTGCACAATCCACAGACCACTGTTGGCCTTCCATCCTACGCTTTCCATCTCAACTGCTATTTTTCTATAAAAATAAAAAGAAAGTACTGCGGCAACCAATAAACTTACATAAAACGCGATCCACTCGCCTAAAAGGGCATGCATATGTAAAAATAAGAGCGCCCCCAGCGCTCCCCAATAAATAAAGGAAGTGTTCAATGCTAATCAATCCTTTTTAGAAATAGTTCTCTTGCAGAAAGTCCACTTTATCTTTTGTGATCATTGCTTGTTCCTCCAAGCCTTCAAAGGTGACGATGTACGAGTTTTTCGCATAGAGGGAGAAGTTTTTTACGTGATGAATGTTGATGATGAAAGAACGGTGGGAGCGGAGAAAGTCTCGCTCGCGCAGTTCTCCTTCTAGTTCATTTAATGTCTGGTAGGTTTTAATTGGCCCGCCTTTAGTATAGATAGTGGTAGAGCGGCCGGATCTTTCAATAAACACGATGTCCTTTTTTTGAACAATGTGGATGTCGTTTTTTTGTTTCAGATAGAGTCTGCCAGCGATTTCGGCAGACTTGGATTTCTCCATTAATCTTTCAATACTTTTCACCAGACGGTCTTTTGGATAGGGCTTCATGATGTAGTCGTGCACGTTCAACTCGAATGCGTGGACGGCATAGCCGCTGCTGCCTGTAACGAATATAACTGCGATATTTAATGCGTGCGAGTGGATGATGTCTGCTAGTTCATAGCCGGAAAGCCTCGGCATTTCAATGTCTGCAATCAAAAGGTCCACTTCTTCTTTCTTTATATGTTCATAGGCTTCTTCGGCAGATTGAGTAGAGAAGACGATCTCTATATTCGGTATAGCTGCCACGATTCCGTTGAGTTTATCCAAATCTATGTGTCTGTCATCTACAAGACCAACCCTCATTGTTTTCCCTCACCTTGTTGTTATTGTTGCATTCCATATTCATGGTAATTATCTTTATTTTACCATCAAAAGGGTGGAATAGTCATTTTCACGACATCAAACGGAATATTCGCGACATAACTAGAGATTCCTAACAAAATAGTTTGTATGATGAAAACAAGAAATCAAACAGACGAGGTGAAAGAAACATGATCGAAATTAATCAGGTAACAAAGAAGTTTCAAGATAAAAAGACGTTTGTGACGGCACTTAAGCATGTAACATTTACGGTGAACAAAGGGCAGGTAGTGGGACTGCTTGGGGAGAACGGTGCTGGGAAGACGACTTTGTTAAGATCCATCGCAACATTATTAAATCCGACAGACGGGTCCATCAGTGTGGCGGGTTTTGATACGGTGAAGAATTCAGATGCTATCAAAAGGAAAATCGGGGTACTGTTCGGAGGAGAAACGGGCTTGTATGATCGACTGACTGCACGCGAGAATCTGGAGTACTTTGCAGCTCTATACGGAATGAGCAAGCATGAGACGAAGGTGCGTATTGAGGAGCTGGCGAAAATGTTTGGGATGAAAGATTACTTGAATCGTAAGGTCGGCGGTTTTTCGAAGGGGATGCGGCAAAAGGTGGCAATTGCCCGCACGTTGATTCACAATCCTGATATCATTTTGTTCGATGAGCCGACAACTGGTTTGGATATAACATCTTCTAACGTATTTCGCCAGCTAGTACATCAGTTGAAGCGTGAAGGAAAAACAATCATTTTCTCTAGTCACATCATGGAAGAAGTCAGTATGCTATGCGATACGGTGGCGATGATGCATAAAGGAGAACTCGTCCACCATGGCTCTTTGGAAGCTTTATATAAATCAGAAGGTTCTCGTGACCTTAACTATATTTTCATGAGTAAACTTGTAAGGGGGAACGAACACTATGTTTCGTAAAATATACTTTAAAGAAATGAAAGATTCATTCCGAGACAGACGCACACTTTTATTGACCGTTTTATTGCCGATTGTGATGATGACAGGACTTGTGTTGTTTTACGAGAGCATGCTGTCGGATGGGGAAGGGGAAACGTATACCCTTGCTGTGGATGAAGCATTTGGTGAAGAAGAAGAAGCATTGTTTGCTGGGGTAGAAAATATTGAATTTGTAAAAGCGTCAGATCCGGAAGTAGTGTTGGAAGAAGGGGAAGCACAAGCTGCATTGGTTTTGGAAAGCGGGTTTTTAGAGAAAGTGGAAAATGGAGAAGAGGCCGGCGTGACGTTAATAGGGAATTCCTTTAGTCAAAATTCTTCTATGTTAATGAGCCAGGTCACTACTGTTCTTGGAGCTTATGAAAAATTAGTAATTGCAGATCGATTAGAAGCAGAAGGTACCCCTCAGGAGCTTGTTCAACCATTTACGATTGAGCAAAAGGAACTGACAGAGGAGACAGCAGGCGTTAATATGGTTGCCATGCTTGTCCCGTTAATTTTAGCATTGGCGATTGGGATAGGCGCAGGCCCGTCTGCATCTGATTTGTTTGCCGGAGAAAAAGAGAAGAAAACAATGGAAGCGCTATTGATGACGCCAGTAAACCGTATGACTTTGTTACTTGCCAAGTGGCTGACCATTTCAACTATTGGTTCACTGACTGGTATTGTCACATTGATTGTGGTAGCATTGGAAATTACTTTCTTAACGGAACATATGAAGAGTGCCATTTCGTTTGGTGAGAATGTTTACTTAGTTGTCGGATTTGCAATCTTTGTATCGGTTGTTTATGCAATGTTCATTGCTACGTTGCAAATGATCACAAGCATTATGGGCAAAACGGTTAAAGAATCACAGAGCTACAGCACACCAATTATGATGATTGCGGTATTCCCAATCATGATAATCTCAGGAATCGGAATCAATGAATTATCATTCGAACACTTTGCGATTCCAATCATGAACATCTTCACAGTACTTAAAGAACTCAGCTTCGGCATCATCAACTACGAACACCTCGCAATCATGATCGGAAGCAACCTCATCTGCATCATTGTAGCATTTGTGATTGCTAGAATCATGTTCTTGAAGGATAAATGGGTGATGAACTAAGGAGAAGGGGTCTGACCCGCTGTGCGGTGAAGAGGTAAAGAGATAAAGAGGGGTCTGACCCTCAATGCGTTAATATATTAAAGAGGGGCTATCTCCCTCTTTATTTTTGCTTATTTTAATTATGTCAACAATACATTTGCCAAATGGGTCTTTAGTAACAATGGATTGTTTGGTGAAACCGCTTTATCATAAAGTTAAGCAAGAATTATATGATAAGGGGGCAGAAAAATGAGCTCTGAGACAAAATCATCTTCTAACTTCAAAGTGAAAATACAGCGTTTTGGAAGTCATCTTAGTGGAATGATCATGCCTAATATTGGGGCGTTCATCGCATGGGGACTTATCACGGCATTATTTATACCTACTGGCTGGTGGCCAAATGAGGAATTAGCGACACTTGTCGGTCCCATGATTACGTTCCTATTGCCAATTTTGATCGGTTTTACGGGGGGACGCCTAGTTTATGACCTCCGCGGTGGGGTTGTTGGTGCAACTGCGACCATGGGGGTTATCGTCGGAGCGGATATTCCGATGTTCCTTGGTGCGATGGTAATGGGACCGCTTGGTGGATATGCCATCAAGAAGTTTGACCAGGCAATTGATGGAAAGGTAAGACAAGGATTTGAAATGCTTGTAAACAACTTTTCTGCCGGGATTATTGCCGGGATCCTTACGATCATTGGTTTCAAAGGAATCGGCCCGATTGTCTTAACATTGAATAAGACGCTTGCGGCCGGGGTGGAAACACTAGTACAAGCGAACTTGCTTCCACTTGCAAGTGTTATCATCGAGCCTGCGAAGGTTCTATTCTTGAACAATGCGATCAACCATGGAATCTTAGGGCCGATTGGAATTGAGCAGGCCGCTCGTGAAGGTATGTCAATCTTATTCCTTCTTGAAGCGAACCCTGGACCGGGTCTTGGAATCTTGTTGGCATTTGTTTTCTTTGGAAAAGGAATGGCTAAACAATCTGCATCTGGTGCAACCGTTATCCATTTCTTTGGTGGAATTCATGAAATTTACTTCCCGTATATCCTGATGAAGCCTGCACTTATCTTGGCAGCAATCGGTGGGGGAGCGGCTGGTGTGTTCACGCTTCTTCTGTTTAACGGAGGGCTGGTTGCCGCACCATCACCTGGTAGTATTTTTGCAATCGCTGCAATGGCGCCAAGAGGTGGGTTCCTTGCAGTCATGGCTGGTGTCCTTGTAGCTACTACGGTTTCCTTCTTGATTGCATCTGTCATCTTAAAAGGTTCTAAATCGACAGATGACGATTTGGCAAAAGCAACAGAAAAGACGTCTGCACTAAAAGGGAAAGAAAGCAGAGCGAGCTCTCTTGTAGCTAAAGAAGAGGAAGCTCCAGTGGAAGAAAAAGAAGTAAACAAAATAATCTTTGCATGTGATGCAGGAATGGGTTCAAGTGCCATGGGTGCATCCATCATGAAAAATAAAGTGAAAAAAGCTGGGTTGTCGATTAATGTGGCAAACTCCTCCATCAGTAATATTCCAATGGATGCAGACATCGTCATTACGCACAAAGACTTAACAGACCGTGCAAAAGCAAAGCATCCGAAAGCAACTCATATATCTGTTGAGAACTTCCTGAACAGTCCTAAGTATGATGAGCTAATTGAAAAACTAAAATAATCATAAAAAAGAAGGGAAAGAGCAATGACTCTTTCCTTCTTTTTTGCATAAAGGGAGAATGTAGAAGGTGTCGTTATTAATTTTTGTCAACAACGAACATGACGAATTCTTGTTTTCCTTTCATTGAATCAATAAAACAGGTGATTTATGATGAAACTATAAACATAGTATTTAAATTTTGTCACCATCCAAGGGTATTGGAGTGAGAGCTATGTATATTACCGCAAGAGAGCGGCAGATCCTGGAGATCCTATTATCAACAGATAAAGAACTGACTGTCGGTGATCTGGCGAACGAAATAAATGTTAGTACCCGAACTATCCACCGTGATTTAAAGGAAGTTGAAGGAACCTTGGCTCAGTATCAACTGACTTTAATAAAAAAATCAGGTGTGGGTATCCAAATAATCGGGGAACAAGAAAATATAGAACACTTAAAGCTTTTTCTTTTCAATGTGGACCATAATCAGTACACCGCTGAGGAGAGGCAGACAATCATTTTATGTGCACTATTGGAATCGGTCGAACCGGTCAAGTTGATTGCGCTCGCTAATGATTTGAATGTCACCATCGCGACAGTAAGCAATGACCTCAATAAAGTGGAGGAGCGATTAGACCCATTTCACAATCTATCACTTATCCGAAAAAGAGGATATGGTGTACAGATTGAAGGCGACGAGAATGCCAAGCGTAAGGCGATGAGTAAGGTAATCTCTGATAATGTGGATGAATATGAACTGATGAGCCTTATAAAAGAGAGCATCCAAAAGAAAAGTAAGCAGTCTTCAAATCCAATATCTGATAGATTGCTCGGTCTAGTGGAGAAAAAGAATCTGCATATTGTAGAGCGGACAGTGGATGAAATGAATAAAGACCTTCCCTATTCCATTGCAGACAGTGCTTATATGGGACTGGTTGTCCATCTGGCATTGGCGATGGAGCGGATCATGCGTGGGGAGAATATTACAATTGATCAGAGCTACCTTGCAGAACTTGAAGGGACGCCTGAATACATGATTGCTAAAAAAATCATTGAGAAGCTTAAAAAAGTATATCAAACAGAGATTCCAGACGCCGAAATTGGGTACATCACTATGCATCTAAGAGGCGCTAAGTTAAGGCAGGACAAAGAATATTTTGCAGAAGAAGCGGGAATGCAGGATGCGTTAAAAGCAAAGCACCTCATCCGTTATGTAGAAAAAAGGATCCACCAAAAATTATCAGATAATCCTTCTTTATTGCAAGGGCTTGTTGCTCACCTTGGCCCGGCGTTATTTCGCATCAAACAAAACATGGGCATAACGAACCCGCTCTTAGATCGAATCAAAATGGAATATGCAGAATTATTTTCTATTATAAAAGAAGGAGTAGAGGTGACATTTCCTGATTTGTTAATTCCAGATGAAGAGGTCGGTTTTCTGGTCATGCACTTTGGGTCTGTCTTATTGAATATCCACCAAAAAAGACCGTTGCAGGCACTTGTCGTTTGTTCGACAGGTATTGGAACCTCCAAAATGCTGGCAACAAGGCTTCAAAAGGAAATTCCAGAGATAAAGGTTTGCCAGAATGTATCTCTATTTGAATTGAATCAGTTAGATCACGAAAACTATGATTTGATTATCTCTACGATTCGACTAAAGGATTTGAATAGAGATTACTTTATAGTCAATCCAATCTTAACAGAAGAAGAGATAGACAAAATCAAACAGTATATTTATAACCAACATAAAAGCAAATTGATAGAGATAAAGGGAAATCTTGAAATAGAAAAAACACCTTATTTCACAGAGTTTCCAAAAGAAGCAGTCGTGGAAAACCTGGAAAAGGTGTCCCTTTATTCCAAAGCAATTTCTACTATATTAAAGGGCTTTGTTTTTAAAAAGGGAGAAGATGGTGAATTCATTCAAAGCTCTTTACAGATTCTTTGTATGGAACTAAAACAAATGCATCAGCTTTCCGATGCGGAACAAGTACTTCAGGACCTTTTGGAAAGGGAAAAGCTAGGTGGACTTGGCATACCGGGTACCAAACTTGCATTGTTCCACGCCAAAAGTGAAGCCGTTTTAAAACCATCTTTTTCTGTATTCAAACTACCTCATTCCTTTCCTACCACAGGAATGGATCAGCAGCCAATGGAAGTGGACTCGGTCCTCCTTCTTCTTGCTCCATCTAAGGTAGAAAAAGAGACTTTGGAAATCTTGAGTCATATTAGTGCATCCATCATAGAAGATGAGCGAAGTATCGCACGATTTGAATCAATGGACGGGGTTGCAATAGGGAATCATCTCGCTGCCACATTGAACCGCTATTTTAATGAAAAATTAACTGAATTAAGGAGTGTTTAAATCATGACTTTACCAATTTTAGCAAAAGAAAATATCTTATTGAACACATCTATTGGAACAAAAGAGGAAGCGATCAAGAAGACCGGACAATTATTGGTGGATCGCGGGTATGTGGAAGAAGCATATATTGAAAAAATGTTAGAACGTGAGGAATTGACTTCCACTTACATGGGTAACTTTGTTGCAATCCCACATGGTACAGAAGATGCAAAAAAAGCAGTAAAAGAATCCGGAATCGCTATCCTACAAGTTCCAGCCGGTGTGGAATTTGGTGCAGGAAATGAAGTGAAATTATTGATTGGTATTGCAGGGAAAGGCGATGAACACTTGGAAATTCTTTCACAAATTGCAATTGTTTGCTCGGAAGAAGAAAATGTTCAACAGATTGTGAAGGCAACATCTCCTGAAGAAATCCTTGAGTTATTTGAAGGGGTTCAATAAAATGAAGGCATTACATTATGGTGCTGGTAATATCGGTAGAGGCTTTATTGGATCAATACTTTACCAGGCCGGCTATTCCACCACTTTCGTAGATGTTAACAGTGAAATAGTGGATTTGCTAAATAAAAAGAAAGAGTATCGAGTGGTACTGGCAGCTAAAAAACAGGATGAGCTGGTTATACGTAATGTATCTGCCATCAATAGTATGGAAAAACGGGAGGAGTTGGAAGCGGCAATTGTGGAAGCAGATATTATTACTACTGCAGTTGGTCCGTCAATCCTTCCGATCATTGCTAAGTCACTTGTGAGTGGATTGCGTAAACGTGTGGAAATCAACAAAGCGCCGTTAAATATCATAGCATGTGAAAATCTTATTGGCGGAAGTTCCTTGTTGAAACAGCATGTATACGAAAATCTTGCCCCTGAAGAAGTCGTAGTATTCGATGAGCTGTTTGCTTTTCCGGATGCTGCAGTAGACCGGATTGTACCAAATCAAACAAACGCTGATAAATTGATGGTCACAGTGGAGCCATATTATGAGTGGGTAGTGGATGAATCTGCACTTGTTGGAGAAACTCCGGCCATTGAAGGGATCACCTTTGTCCGTGATTTGACACCATATATTGAACGTAAGTTGTTCACGGTCAATACAGGTCATGCCACAGTTGCCTATTTGGGTTATCAGAAGGGCTGCAAAACGATAGACGAAGCACTAAGAAATGAAGAAGTTCGTAAGGTGGCGGAGTCCGCTTTGAAGGAAACAGGGATGGTCCTTGTAGGGAAATATGGCTTCGATAAAAAGGAGCATGAGGCATATATCACCAAGATTCTTTCTCGATTTGAAAACTCCTATATCACGGATGATGTCACAAGGGTAGGACGCGCTCCGCTCAGAAAGCTCGACGGGAACGACCGCCTAGTGGGACCGGCAAAACAATACCTAGAGCTATTCGGTCATCCACCAGCAAATCTTATAAAGGCAATCGCAGCTGCCATTACTTATGATGGACCAGGGGATGACGAAGCCCAGACAATTCAACAAATAATCCGTAGAAATGGATTACAACAGGCCATCACGAAAATAACTGGACTAGAAACCAACAATCCCATTACGGAGCAAATCATGAAAGAAGTAGGGGTCTGACCTGCTGTGCAGTGAAGTGATAAAGAGATAAAGAGGGGTCTGATCCTCAATGCGTTAATGCGATAAAGCAACCATTCAATAATCAAATAGAACATGCACCTCCCCACACTCTTTCTGCATAAGCTATTAGGCAGAAGTCTAGTTAGGGGAGGTTTTTTTATGTATTCACATCAGAATTTCGGGCAGAATCCATATGTTTATCGGCAAACACCAAATGATGAGCGGCTGATTTATGTCTATCCTCGTCCAAGACCATATTATCCATATTACCCGGCGCCATATTATTATCCATATTACTATCCTCGTCCACGCCCGTACCCTTATTACAGAACAGACGACAATGAAATGCGCGCAAGTTGGCGTGAGTGGGAGGACCTTGGATCGCCGTTGCTTGGAATGAAAGGGGCACCTGCCGTATCTTCTTGGTCTGCTAATCGTCTTGACACGTTTGTTCGTGGGGAAGACAATCGAATGTGGCAAAAGTTCTGGAACGGTAGACGCTGGAGTCGTTGGAATGACCTTGGTGCACCACGAGGCGGCTTGAGAAGTTCGCCGGCAGCCGTTTCATGGGGACAAAATCGTATCGATACGTTTGCTCGCGGTGCCAATGAAGCTATGTGGCACAAGTGGTGGGATGGGCAGCGTTGGAGTCAGTGGGAGGATTTAGGTGCCCCGCGTGGAGGATTTAAAGGAACGCCATCTGTAGCTTCTTGGTCAGCCAATCGTTTGGACTGCTTTGTACAAGGCATGGACAATAACATGTGGCACAAGTGGTGGGACGGATCGAGCTGGAGTCAGTGGGAAAACCTTGGCTCACCACGAGGCGGCATGACCGGTTCACCAGGTGTTGTGTCATGGGGGCCAAACCGCATAGATTGCTTTGTCAGAGGATTGAATGAGCGCATGTGGCACAAATGGTGGGACGGAAGAAGTTGGAGCCGTTGGGAGAATCTCGGTACCCCAAGAGGCGGATTTGAAGGAGCACCTGCCGCGTCTTCATGGGCACCAAACCGGATTGATGTCTTTGTAAAAGGCGATGACAACCGCATGTGGCAGAAATATTGGAATGGCCAACGTTGGAGTGAGTGGGGCAATCTTGGTGCACCGCGTGGTGGGGTGCAATCCCATCCAGCCGCCGTTTCATGGGGTAGAGGCAGAATTGATACCTTTGTTAGAGGCAACAACAAGAAATTGTGGCATAAGTGGTATGTTTAATTGACAGAAAATTATTGAAACTAATTAAATGTAAGGATAAACTGGTAATACCACACATAAATTTGGTATTACCAGTTTTTATTTTGCCCTAATAAAAGGAGGACCTTAACTAACATGCGAGCAAGCGATAAAATCGAAAAGTTATTTATTCAAAAAATCCTCAAGGGAGAATTTGCGCCAGGAACACAAATTAAGTCAGAACGTGAACT
Proteins encoded in this region:
- a CDS encoding PTS sugar transporter subunit IIA; its protein translation is MTLPILAKENILLNTSIGTKEEAIKKTGQLLVDRGYVEEAYIEKMLEREELTSTYMGNFVAIPHGTEDAKKAVKESGIAILQVPAGVEFGAGNEVKLLIGIAGKGDEHLEILSQIAIVCSEEENVQQIVKATSPEEILELFEGVQ
- a CDS encoding mannitol-1-phosphate 5-dehydrogenase — encoded protein: MKALHYGAGNIGRGFIGSILYQAGYSTTFVDVNSEIVDLLNKKKEYRVVLAAKKQDELVIRNVSAINSMEKREELEAAIVEADIITTAVGPSILPIIAKSLVSGLRKRVEINKAPLNIIACENLIGGSSLLKQHVYENLAPEEVVVFDELFAFPDAAVDRIVPNQTNADKLMVTVEPYYEWVVDESALVGETPAIEGITFVRDLTPYIERKLFTVNTGHATVAYLGYQKGCKTIDEALRNEEVRKVAESALKETGMVLVGKYGFDKKEHEAYITKILSRFENSYITDDVTRVGRAPLRKLDGNDRLVGPAKQYLELFGHPPANLIKAIAAAITYDGPGDDEAQTIQQIIRRNGLQQAITKITGLETNNPITEQIMKEVGV
- a CDS encoding carbohydrate-binding protein codes for the protein MYSHQNFGQNPYVYRQTPNDERLIYVYPRPRPYYPYYPAPYYYPYYYPRPRPYPYYRTDDNEMRASWREWEDLGSPLLGMKGAPAVSSWSANRLDTFVRGEDNRMWQKFWNGRRWSRWNDLGAPRGGLRSSPAAVSWGQNRIDTFARGANEAMWHKWWDGQRWSQWEDLGAPRGGFKGTPSVASWSANRLDCFVQGMDNNMWHKWWDGSSWSQWENLGSPRGGMTGSPGVVSWGPNRIDCFVRGLNERMWHKWWDGRSWSRWENLGTPRGGFEGAPAASSWAPNRIDVFVKGDDNRMWQKYWNGQRWSEWGNLGAPRGGVQSHPAAVSWGRGRIDTFVRGNNKKLWHKWYV